A single Deltaproteobacteria bacterium DNA region contains:
- the napA gene encoding nitrate reductase catalytic subunit NapA, producing the protein MGLSRRDFIKASAASAAAAAAGVTLTAQPEVAQAAKGVRWDKGVCRFCGTGCGVLVGTRGGRIVATKGDPEAPVNRGINCIKGYFLAKIQYGSDRLTKPMMRMKGNKFDKNGKWKEISWDRALDEMAMRIKKQIKTKGPKSVAMFGSGQWTIWEGYAAAKFFKAGLLSNNIDPNARHCMASAVAAFMRGFGIDEPMGCYDDIEHADAFVLWGSNMAEMHPVLYSRVANRKLTGKKVKVHVLSTYTHRSAEIADENMIFTPQSDLAIANYIANYIIEKGKVDKGFVKKHVHFRQANTDIGYGLRPTHPLEKKAKNSSPRKAQIGSKSISFDEYKKMVSKYTLDYTAKLSGVPPKQLKKLARLYADPKVKVTSFWTMGMNQHTRGTWMNGLVYNMHLLAGKISTPGNSPYSLTGQPSACGTAREVGTFCHRLPADMVVMKKAHRDIAEKLWQLPEGAIPPKPGTHAVAMMRALEDRKVNFHWTMCANPFQDYANLNHWLKAARDPANFIVCSDPYPTMSAQVADLVLPTAMWMEKEGSYGNAERRTQFWRQQVKPPGESKSDLWQLMEVSRRIKVDDVWPSGLVAKSKWKGKTLFDMLYANGEVNKFKWKKYKDYDNDEAEHFGFYVQKGLWEEYRKFGNGKGHDLAEYEVYHKVRGLRWPVVNGKETQWRFKEGHDPYVTKGADYEFYGKKDKKAWAFFAPYEAPAESPNKKYPLWLCTGRVLEHWHSGTMTMRVPELYKAAPGAVIWMHPADAKKLGLKQNDKARVISKRGEITARVDMRGRNKPPKGLIHVPWFDANILINKVTLDATCPISKETDYKKCAVKVVKA; encoded by the coding sequence ATGGGTTTATCAAGAAGAGACTTTATCAAGGCCTCGGCGGCTTCTGCCGCAGCCGCCGCGGCTGGTGTAACGCTCACTGCTCAGCCTGAAGTCGCGCAAGCGGCCAAAGGCGTCCGGTGGGATAAAGGCGTCTGTCGATTCTGTGGGACGGGTTGTGGTGTTCTTGTGGGAACCAGGGGAGGCAGGATCGTCGCCACCAAGGGTGACCCTGAAGCTCCTGTAAACAGAGGGATTAACTGTATTAAAGGTTACTTCCTTGCCAAGATCCAGTACGGTTCCGACAGGCTTACCAAACCGATGATGAGAATGAAAGGCAATAAATTCGACAAAAACGGCAAGTGGAAAGAGATAAGCTGGGACCGCGCCCTCGATGAGATGGCAATGAGGATCAAGAAGCAAATAAAGACAAAAGGTCCAAAATCGGTTGCCATGTTCGGTTCCGGTCAGTGGACAATCTGGGAAGGCTATGCGGCGGCCAAGTTTTTCAAGGCGGGACTTCTTTCCAACAACATCGATCCCAATGCGCGACACTGCATGGCTTCAGCTGTTGCCGCCTTTATGAGGGGTTTCGGCATTGACGAACCGATGGGATGTTATGACGATATCGAGCATGCCGATGCTTTCGTTCTCTGGGGTTCCAATATGGCCGAAATGCACCCCGTTCTCTATTCGAGGGTTGCCAACAGGAAGCTCACCGGAAAGAAGGTCAAGGTTCATGTTCTCTCCACATACACCCACAGAAGCGCTGAGATTGCCGATGAAAACATGATCTTCACTCCCCAGTCAGACCTGGCTATTGCCAACTATATAGCCAACTATATTATTGAGAAGGGCAAGGTAGATAAAGGCTTTGTCAAAAAGCACGTTCACTTCAGGCAGGCTAACACCGATATCGGTTACGGTCTGAGACCGACTCATCCCCTGGAGAAGAAGGCAAAGAACAGTTCGCCAAGGAAGGCGCAGATCGGAAGCAAATCGATCAGTTTTGACGAGTACAAGAAGATGGTATCAAAGTATACCCTCGATTACACCGCAAAGCTTTCCGGTGTTCCCCCAAAACAGCTCAAGAAGCTTGCCAGGCTCTATGCCGATCCCAAGGTGAAGGTTACTTCCTTCTGGACTATGGGTATGAACCAGCATACGAGAGGCACATGGATGAATGGCCTTGTCTACAACATGCACCTGCTGGCCGGCAAGATCTCCACGCCCGGTAACAGCCCCTACTCACTGACCGGTCAGCCTTCGGCCTGCGGCACTGCACGCGAAGTCGGTACCTTCTGTCACAGGCTTCCAGCGGACATGGTGGTTATGAAGAAAGCCCACAGGGATATTGCCGAGAAGCTCTGGCAGCTTCCCGAAGGGGCCATTCCGCCAAAGCCCGGTACTCATGCCGTGGCCATGATGAGGGCGCTGGAAGACAGGAAGGTCAACTTCCATTGGACCATGTGTGCCAATCCCTTCCAGGATTACGCCAACCTCAACCACTGGTTGAAAGCCGCAAGGGATCCCGCCAACTTCATTGTCTGCTCCGACCCTTATCCAACCATGTCGGCACAGGTGGCGGACCTTGTTCTTCCCACGGCCATGTGGATGGAGAAGGAGGGTTCTTACGGAAATGCCGAGCGCCGTACCCAGTTCTGGCGCCAGCAGGTAAAACCTCCGGGAGAGTCCAAATCGGATCTCTGGCAGCTGATGGAAGTATCCAGGAGGATCAAGGTAGATGATGTTTGGCCTTCGGGACTTGTTGCAAAGAGCAAGTGGAAAGGAAAGACCCTCTTCGATATGCTTTATGCCAATGGTGAGGTGAACAAGTTCAAGTGGAAAAAGTATAAGGATTATGACAACGATGAGGCTGAACATTTCGGTTTCTACGTACAGAAGGGACTCTGGGAGGAGTACAGGAAGTTCGGCAACGGCAAAGGGCACGACCTGGCTGAGTACGAAGTTTACCACAAGGTTCGGGGCTTAAGGTGGCCTGTCGTTAACGGCAAGGAGACGCAGTGGCGTTTTAAGGAAGGGCACGATCCTTACGTTACCAAAGGGGCTGATTACGAGTTCTACGGCAAGAAGGATAAGAAGGCCTGGGCATTTTTTGCGCCATACGAAGCGCCGGCAGAGTCTCCGAACAAGAAATACCCTTTATGGCTCTGTACGGGACGCGTTCTCGAACACTGGCATTCCGGCACTATGACCATGCGTGTGCCTGAGCTCTACAAGGCGGCACCTGGTGCGGTTATCTGGATGCATCCGGCTGATGCCAAAAAGCTGGGGCTCAAGCAGAATGACAAGGCCAGGGTCATCTCCAAAAGGGGTGAAATTACGGCCCGTGTCGATATGAGAGGGAGGAACAAACCGCCCAAGGGTCTTATCCATGTGCCGTGGTTTGACGCCAACATACTCATAAACAAGGTAACCCTTGACGCCACCTGTCCTATTTCGAAAGAGACGGACTACAAAAAGTGTGCAGTCAAGGTAGTAAAGGCATAA
- the napG gene encoding ferredoxin-type protein NapG: protein MIKEVKPKGVSRREFFAGTLRSLTGAAVGGTLLGIHAKNVKARAYAVRPPGALIEDEFIGKCLKCGLCVRDCPFDSIKLATPEMNVAAGTPYLSVRQVPCYMCQDIPCVKACPSGALNPELTDIKEATMGLAALIDRENCIALQGLRCEVCFNACPVKGEAITIETIANIRTGKHSVWEPVVHSEACTGCGLCEHACILDEAAIKVFSLEQARGELGKHYRFGWKEEEAI, encoded by the coding sequence GTGATAAAAGAGGTAAAACCAAAGGGAGTTTCAAGGCGGGAGTTTTTTGCGGGAACCCTTCGCTCCCTTACCGGCGCGGCAGTTGGCGGCACGCTCCTGGGCATTCATGCAAAGAATGTGAAGGCCAGGGCCTATGCCGTTCGTCCACCGGGCGCCCTTATAGAAGATGAATTTATAGGCAAGTGCCTGAAATGTGGTTTGTGTGTCAGGGATTGTCCCTTCGATTCCATCAAACTGGCTACACCGGAAATGAATGTTGCCGCAGGAACCCCCTATTTAAGTGTCCGTCAGGTCCCCTGTTATATGTGTCAGGACATTCCCTGTGTTAAGGCCTGCCCAAGCGGCGCCCTTAATCCCGAATTGACGGACATAAAAGAGGCAACCATGGGGCTTGCCGCGCTCATCGATCGTGAAAACTGTATTGCTTTACAGGGCCTGCGCTGCGAAGTCTGCTTCAATGCCTGCCCTGTCAAGGGTGAAGCTATCACAATCGAAACGATAGCAAATATTCGGACGGGGAAACATTCGGTCTGGGAGCCGGTAGTTCATTCTGAAGCCTGCACGGGATGCGGTTTGTGTGAACACGCCTGCATTCTCGATGAGGCAGCCATTAAGGTCTTCTCGCTGGAGCAGGCAAGGGGTGAACTGGGCAAACATTACCGTTTCGGCTGGAAAGAGGAGGAAGCGATATGA
- the napH gene encoding quinol dehydrogenase ferredoxin subunit NapH produces the protein MKKWLIARRISQILVLFLFLITPLTKSEVMEGKIPAFFEMKTSEIGEGGPVSDRGIEILEGNLTSSEFLDFIPMTDPFAALQVMLATGDIYKTALIGAGIILLFYIIVGGRLFCSWVCPMNMVTDFAHSMRKRFNIERGRSLDRNTRYWILGTVLIVTAVTGVTSFEIISPVAMLHRELIFGAGAGLLLVAAIFLFDLLVFYRGWCSSLCPLGAFYSLVGKLSLLRVRFSDGLCDSCGDCFPVCAEAQVLGPSVKDREPVILSGNCTNCGNCIDICPPKALKFGLRFKR, from the coding sequence ATGAAGAAGTGGCTCATCGCCAGAAGGATCAGCCAGATACTGGTGTTATTCCTTTTTCTCATTACGCCTCTAACCAAGTCGGAAGTCATGGAGGGAAAGATACCCGCCTTTTTTGAAATGAAGACTTCTGAAATCGGAGAAGGCGGGCCTGTTTCTGACAGGGGAATCGAGATTCTCGAAGGTAATCTGACGTCATCGGAATTCCTCGATTTTATCCCCATGACAGACCCATTTGCGGCCTTGCAGGTTATGCTTGCCACAGGTGACATTTACAAGACGGCCCTCATTGGTGCCGGAATTATACTGCTTTTCTACATTATTGTCGGAGGCAGGCTCTTTTGTTCATGGGTTTGTCCCATGAATATGGTGACCGATTTTGCCCACTCCATGAGAAAGCGATTCAACATAGAGAGGGGTAGATCGCTCGACAGGAATACAAGGTACTGGATATTGGGAACGGTGCTCATTGTGACGGCTGTAACCGGTGTGACTTCCTTTGAAATTATCAGTCCTGTCGCAATGCTTCACAGGGAACTCATCTTCGGCGCCGGCGCAGGTTTACTCCTTGTGGCGGCTATCTTCCTTTTTGACCTGTTGGTTTTTTACAGGGGATGGTGCTCATCACTTTGTCCCCTGGGCGCCTTCTATTCCCTTGTCGGTAAATTAAGCCTTTTAAGAGTCCGCTTCAGTGACGGCTTGTGTGACAGTTGCGGTGATTGTTTTCCCGTCTGCGCCGAAGCACAGGTGCTTGGCCCGTCCGTTAAGGACAGGGAGCCTGTCATTCTTTCAGGCAACTGCACCAACTGTGGAAACTGTATCGATATATGTCCGCCTAAAGCACTTAAGTTCGGACTGCGCTTTAAGCGATAA
- a CDS encoding nitrate reductase cytochrome c-type subunit — protein sequence MKKYIVLILAMALSLVFVAASLATTGEEPISLRKTSVFSKENVPGPVKYLGDAPGESKLIERGHGDAPPQISHLIDANMTIDLKRNGCTECHEKRKAKQKKSPPMPDSHYTDYSKKKPRVMRKYNQGRYMCTQCHVLQSDAKPLVGSTFKGTRFERK from the coding sequence ATGAAGAAGTATATAGTATTAATACTGGCGATGGCCTTGTCTCTGGTCTTCGTTGCAGCTTCTCTGGCAACGACTGGTGAAGAGCCCATTTCGCTGAGAAAAACGAGTGTTTTCAGTAAGGAAAATGTTCCGGGCCCTGTAAAATATCTGGGTGACGCTCCCGGTGAATCGAAACTGATCGAGCGTGGCCACGGTGATGCGCCACCGCAGATTTCTCACCTCATTGATGCCAATATGACCATCGATCTCAAAAGAAACGGCTGCACCGAGTGTCATGAGAAGCGGAAGGCGAAGCAGAAAAAATCACCTCCCATGCCTGATAGCCATTACACGGACTATAGCAAGAAAAAACCCAGGGTAATGAGGAAATATAATCAGGGAAGGTATATGTGCACCCAGTGCCATGTTCTCCAGAGTGATGCCAAACCGCTTGTGGGAAGTACCTTTAAGGGCACCAGGTTTGAGAGAAAATAA
- a CDS encoding 4Fe-4S dicluster domain-containing protein: MKENMTRAQFLKKMFTTASDQVTKAVDKRVEALTPDRPRPPWSLTESEFLGTCEKCRSCGEICPQDIIYYHGEDSLIAAGTPYLDFTEDYCDYCGECVKACPSGALNFERGHKEPGKALISKNACIAFSGTICRYCAEACPELAITMEVYKYPKIDIEKCNGCGACISPCIGEAIDIKELKREI, encoded by the coding sequence ATGAAAGAAAACATGACAAGAGCTCAATTTCTAAAAAAAATGTTCACAACTGCTTCTGATCAGGTGACAAAGGCCGTCGACAAGCGTGTCGAGGCGCTCACACCTGACAGGCCCAGACCGCCCTGGTCTTTGACGGAGAGCGAATTCCTGGGGACCTGTGAGAAGTGCCGGAGCTGCGGCGAAATATGCCCGCAGGACATCATTTATTATCACGGTGAAGATAGTTTGATAGCCGCCGGAACACCCTACCTCGATTTTACAGAAGATTACTGTGATTATTGCGGTGAATGTGTGAAGGCCTGTCCTTCAGGCGCCCTGAATTTTGAGCGTGGCCATAAAGAGCCTGGAAAGGCGCTTATCAGTAAAAATGCCTGCATTGCTTTTAGCGGAACGATTTGCAGGTATTGCGCAGAGGCATGCCCCGAATTAGCCATAACGATGGAGGTCTATAAATACCCGAAGATCGATATAGAGAAGTGCAACGGCTGTGGCGCCTGCATTTCTCCCTGTATCGGTGAGGCAATTGATATAAAGGAATTGAAAAGAGAAATTTAA
- a CDS encoding multiheme c-type cytochrome, which yields MGHERAKKKTKAGMLAAVAVVLAGFFLVNTALAARPIGGEGKWGHKLGEKCLSCHKKVSEGLYRQWREGVHGQNGVNCYDCHQAKESDSDAMDHKGIIISIIVSPKDCSRCHPVEYEQSMGTRHAHAAEFSDSLDGFLGAMIGGEAIVNAGCTQCHGSIVEVEGDGKLNPTTWPNNGVGRINPDGSKGSCTACHARHRFSKAQAREPQTCGKCHIGPDNPQMEIYKESKHGILYEANKERLNMKNNRWEAGEDYIDAPTCTTCHMGEGSGIASTHDVGLRLSWDLRGPVSTKTHLVKFKNGDAEIYPDSRDLPADGDKVKDRFGKDQVVQTVFDADYKRDTMLMVCNQCHANTFTNSFYQQFDQVVEIYNEKFGIPAKGIMAALYEAGKLTKKPFDEKLEWTYYELWHREGRRLRHGASMMGPDYVWSKGMYDLSRHFFTEFLEEVKAVAGKEMTEELMEEYVNDSHEWLQEEIKETPKIDKFYIERYGE from the coding sequence ATGGGTCATGAAAGAGCAAAGAAAAAAACAAAAGCTGGAATGCTTGCTGCTGTTGCAGTGGTACTGGCCGGGTTTTTTCTGGTTAATACGGCGCTGGCAGCAAGACCTATCGGTGGGGAGGGCAAATGGGGGCACAAGCTGGGGGAAAAGTGTTTGAGCTGCCATAAAAAAGTGAGTGAAGGTCTTTACAGGCAGTGGCGGGAGGGGGTTCACGGGCAAAACGGCGTTAACTGTTATGATTGCCACCAGGCGAAAGAGAGCGATTCCGATGCCATGGATCATAAAGGGATTATTATTTCGATTATCGTTTCGCCGAAAGATTGTTCCCGGTGCCATCCTGTCGAGTATGAGCAGAGCATGGGGACGAGGCATGCCCATGCGGCGGAATTTTCTGATTCACTGGATGGCTTCCTCGGCGCAATGATCGGAGGAGAGGCCATTGTCAATGCCGGTTGTACCCAGTGCCATGGTTCGATAGTAGAAGTCGAAGGTGACGGCAAGCTTAATCCGACCACATGGCCAAACAACGGCGTGGGCAGGATCAATCCCGACGGCAGTAAAGGTTCCTGTACGGCCTGCCATGCAAGGCACCGTTTTTCAAAGGCCCAGGCGAGAGAACCCCAGACCTGCGGTAAGTGCCATATCGGGCCTGATAATCCTCAAATGGAAATATACAAGGAATCCAAGCACGGCATTCTTTATGAGGCAAACAAGGAACGCCTCAATATGAAGAATAACCGCTGGGAGGCGGGAGAAGATTATATCGATGCGCCTACCTGCACTACCTGCCATATGGGTGAAGGTTCAGGTATTGCTTCAACGCATGATGTGGGCCTCAGGCTCTCATGGGATTTGCGCGGACCCGTTTCAACGAAGACGCATCTGGTCAAGTTCAAGAACGGTGACGCCGAGATCTACCCTGACAGCAGGGACCTTCCCGCCGATGGTGACAAAGTGAAAGACCGTTTTGGCAAGGATCAGGTCGTGCAGACTGTCTTTGATGCGGACTACAAGCGTGACACCATGCTCATGGTTTGTAACCAGTGCCATGCCAATACCTTTACCAACAGTTTCTACCAGCAGTTTGATCAGGTTGTGGAAATCTACAACGAGAAATTCGGCATACCGGCAAAAGGTATTATGGCGGCCCTTTATGAAGCGGGCAAGCTGACTAAAAAGCCTTTTGACGAGAAGCTTGAGTGGACCTACTATGAACTCTGGCACAGGGAAGGCAGAAGGCTGAGGCACGGCGCTTCCATGATGGGGCCCGACTATGTCTGGTCAAAGGGTATGTACGATCTCTCAAGGCACTTCTTCACCGAATTTCTGGAAGAGGTGAAAGCTGTAGCCGGCAAGGAGATGACTGAGGAGTTGATGGAGGAGTATGTCAATGACTCCCATGAATGGCTGCAAGAGGAGATAAAGGAAACACCGAAGATCGATAAATTCTATATCGAGAGGTACGGAGAGTGA